Below is a window of Jonesiaceae bacterium BS-20 DNA.
CGCCGACACAGAAGATGATGGATGGTCGGGTCCGGTACGTTAACCGGTGCGAAGCTACAATTCTTTGCGGCTACCGCGCGTGGCCGGAATTCAAATATTAGTTACCACAGGACTTAGGCGGCATGAACCTGCCGCTGAGCCAATGAAGGCAGGTAGACCATTGTCCGCTCAACAGGGCAGTTCACAGCAGGCTTCGCCGTGGAATATTGCAAATATCTTGACCATGATCAGAATCGCCATGGTCCCGGTGTTTGTTTGGGCGTTGCTGCAGGAATCCGGCGATTCGGTGATGTGGCGGCTGATAGCGCTGGGCATCTTTGTGACTGCTGCGGCAACGGACAAGCTTGACGGCTACCTTGCCCGGTCCAGGGGACTCATCACTGATCTGGGTAAAATTTTAGACCCGATTGCAGACAAGGTCTTGATCGGCGCAGCACTCATTGGTCTTTCGATTCTGGGGGACCTGTGGTGGTGGGTGACCATCGCTATTTTGGGCCGGGAACTCATTGTTACCCTGATGCGTTTCATTGTCATCAAATATGTGGTCTTGCCGGCATCGCGCGGTGGCAAGGTAAAAACTGTCTTGCAGGTGATCGCTATTAGCGCCTTCCTCCTGCCCCTTGCCGCGATGCCATACGCGTTCTTTGTAATCGCCTCGGTACTCATGGGAGCTGCCGTAGCGGTAACCGTATACACGGGTATTGAGTACTTGTTTGTTGGGTACAGGGCGTTTGTTGAAGGGCGCAACTCTGATGGAAAATGAGGTAGCGCACCGGTTAGTTCAAGTCCTGACCGAAAAGAAATTGACCATTGGATTTGCCGAGTCCTTGACCGGTGGGCTCCTAGCCGATGCACTGATTAGCGTGCCGGGTGCCTCTGTGGTGATGCGCGGCTCGTTGGTTACCTATGCAACGGACACGAAGACTTCGGTGTTGCAAGTTGATCCGGCCCTGATTGCGGTCAATTCAGTTATTGACCCGCTGGTAGCAACACAGATGGCAAACGGGGCCCTGGTGGCGCTCAACTGCGATATCACAATTTCGACCACGGGCGTTGCGGGCCCAACATCGCAAGATGGGCACCCCGTTGGGGAGGTCTACATAGGCTTTGCGCAGCGGCCTTCACTCGGCCTGTTTGACGAGCGGGAGACCTTGGCGCTTAGCCTTGGAGTGCTTGCAAAGGTGGACCCGGAGAATTGTCGTAGCAATATCAGGCGTGCCACGGTCCGGGCAGCCTTGGCCTTGGCATTGGAGAGGCTGGATCCGCAGGATGCCCCACCAAGCCACGACGCCTAGGTGTGATCTGCGCCGCTGTGGGAACAAAGTGGTGCCAACTCGCGTTACACCCAGTAGAGCCACCTAGAAACTAATTTTCACCTCACCCAAGCAATATGTGGGGGTGACTGCGTGGGAATCTTCAGGATATGCTCAGGAAGCATTGTTACTGTTATTACCGTAATAGCAGTAGAATTTGACTCTGCTGTCCGCTGAATTTGGGATCTACTAAATTCTGCGTTAGCATTGCGGACACGAAAGGAGGTAGCCACATGGTGGTATTACGCCGCGAAATTGGTGATGTACTACGGACTGCTCGGCAACGTCAGGGACGTACGCTCCGGGAAGTGTCCTCGGCTGCACGGGTTTCATTGGGATACCTCAGCGAGGTTGAGCGAGGGCAAAAAGAGGCCTCCTCAGAATTGCTGGGTTCCATTTGTGAAGCACTTGATACCCCGCTGTCAGTGATCTTGCGTGAGGTCAGCGACCGCATTGCAATCGCTGAAGGACTCGCAATCCCAGACACAATCCCAGCTGAAATGGCATCGTTTGATCGGATGCCCGCTCGTCTGTAGGACAACTAGAAGCTTTAGAAGCAGGGTATGTAGACCAGACGGTCTACATACCCTGCTTTTGTTTTCCGCCTAAATCCAAGTTCCCGATGCCGCAGTTAGGCCGTGCCTGTTACTCGGGTTGGCAGGAGGGGCAGAAAAATGCCGGGCGCTCTTTGAGCGGGGGCCCAACGAGTTCCCGGGCAATCGGACCGCCGCAGCGCACGCACGGCTGCCCCTGTTTTCCGTGCACGTGAATGATCCGTCCGCGCATGGGGAAGATAACGCCGCGAATGAGATTGGCGCGGATGCTCGCTAACAAGGGTTCCAAGGGTACTTCCGCGAGTGCCCGCCAGGGGCTGATGCGATGTTTGAACAGGCCCTCGGCCATAAATATGGTGCCAATCCCCGACACCACCGACTGATCCAACAGTGTCTCCGCAATTGGTCGGTCCTGTGGCTGATGGGTGAATCGCTCGAGGCCGAGAAGCCACCCTTCATCAGAGATCTCTTGATTTGTCATCCCCAGACCCGCGTGTGAGAGCCGTGGGGCGAGGAATCTGCCCGGGTCGGTGCGGGCAGACTCGAGTAGGGGGGAGGGCACAAAGGAATCAGCCAAGACATCGGGGCCCATGTGGGCCAGCTGCACGGGCTCCTGGGCGGTTTGCCACAGGTCGAGCATGCCTAACCGATTGCCGGTGCACGTCCACTGCGCTGTGCCAAGGGTGGCCCGCGCGTAGGGGCCGCCGGTTGCCGGACGCCCGGTTGCCGGGGTGATTTTCCACTGCCCATCCATCTTGAGGTGCGTGCGAAGCGTTTGGCCGTTATCAAACCGCATGAGGAGGTGTTTGGCGTACGCCCCTACCTCGACAATTTGGCGGTCGTCAAGCACATGTGGTGGCACGGTGGGCCACCGAAGTTCAATCTGGGTCAGCCCAGCATTAGCCAAGACCTTATGCAGCCGGTTCGCTGCTGCAAGGACGGTATCCCCCTCAGGCACGGGTGCGCCGATACTGGGACCCGGCAAGTGGACGGTACCTGATGCCCTGAGGAGTGATGGTCATCTTGGACGCCGTCATGGCATCGATGACCGGGTTGCTTGGCACTTGTTTCAGCAGCCTCAAGGCCTCGTGTCCGTTGATTTTTTGGATGCTTAATGCGGGCAAGGATTGGGAGTCAACCTGCTTAATGAGGTTTTGGAATCCGGCCGTTAGTGCGGGCAAATCTTCGGTGAAGGTCAAGACGGACCGGCCTCCTTTTTCAACGTAGATGGCTAACTCGCCGTTGACGATCACTACGGTGCCACCAACTTTGCGTCCGGGGCGTGGCATTGTTGCCGCCTGCTGCGGGATGGTCTGGGGCCACGGCAGGGCCCCGCCGTAAGGGTTGGCTGGGTCCATTGCTGCGACGCAGATGACCGTGAATTCACCGCGTTCGGTGGCGGCGCGACGGTCTTGGTCTATCGTGCGCAGCAGATCCACGGTTCCTGGGGCCGCAAACTGCGCGCCACCTAGGTGCTCAATAAAGTAGCCGCGACGCACCTGGCCGGTGGTTTCTGCGGCAGCCAAGATCTTGTAGACGTCATTAAAGCTGCCCTGCAGATCCTCGCTCGCATTCACGGTACGGGTGACCACGCCGTAGCGATCCAACAGGGCCGAGGCTAACACATGCATGCGCAACCCGTGATCGGCTTCTACGTCATGGTGGGTGGCCCACCTGCCAACGGCTGTCGGCTCAGCCAACGGAGCTCTCGCTGCCGTGCGGCCCGGCAAGGATAGGGAGCGCATGGGCCTGGCGCGCGCGGGCGCCCGGGAGGCCGGGGCCGAGCCCTTGGAACCTAGCAGGGCACGCAGGGGAGCCATGGTGTCATTGGTGAGGTAGCCGGCCCAGGTCAGGTCCCACAGAACCGCAGTGACACGGGGTGCTGCCAGATTGGTGAGTTGCCCGACCCGAGGAGCAAAGAGGGCGCCCGCCCGTAATAGTTCATACACCGCGAGGTGGTCAGCCGTGAACGCCGAGTCTTCCAAAATATCCGGGGGGATGGGCAAAGACGCGGGAGCGGAATCCGCAAGGTGTAATGAAATCATTCCATCTTTACCGCCGCGCGGCCCGGGGATGGCCCGATGCCCGGCCCAAGTGACCTCACCGCTTGCGGTCAACTCGTCGAGCATGGCGGGAGAGTAGTTGGAGACCCGGGCCGGCAGAATCTGGGACTCTAACGCAGAAAGTGGCAGTACGGTGCCGGCCAACTGCTCTATGGCTCGTAAGGTTCCTACTACTCCGCGGTGCTGACCCAGACCATGCCAGCTGGCGAGGAATGGGGCAAGTGTTGTGGTCTCGACGGGTTCAACCTCTGCCCGCAGTGCGGCCAAGGATCGGCGCCGCAGCATGCGCATGACCTCGAGATCGCAAAACTCATGGCCTACACCACCCAGTTCCGTTGGCAGCAGGCGGCCCGTGGTCAGCGTGCCCGCGTTGACCAGGGCGGTCAGTGCCTGCTGAGCAACGGCTATTCCAATGCCAAAGCGTTGCGCCACTGAACGTGCGCTAAACGGTACGTGTGTACGGGCGTGGCGGCGGATGAGGTCGCCCAGCGGATCTGGGACGGCTGCTGTGAAGGCAGCAGGAACTCCCGGGGGCAGTGCCACGCCCAAAGCGTCACGCAAGCGAGCGGCATCGTCAATAACAATCCACTGCCAGCTGTCCTGCGGGGAAACACCAGCCAAGCGAACCTTGATTACCCGGCGGGACTGTTCGAGGGAAGCCAGCCACGTGGCAGCGTCGCCCTCGGCCTGCGGGTCAAGACGCAGCTGCAACTCGCGTTCGGTTGCCGGCCCCCAGCGCTTCATGAAATCCCACAGCGCCTCAGCCGAGCGCAGAGCGCGATTGGGGGTTAGGTAGGCGAGCTCATCGCCGGTTGCCACGATCGCGTCTTGGTCCAGCAGGTCCGCAATATCCGCGGCGCCCTGGGTGCCCAGCAGCTCCGCTAGCAGGTTTGGGTCCAGGGTCAACGCCGCGGCGCGACGCTCGGCGAGTGGGGCATCGCCGTCATAAATGAACTGGGCCGTGTACCCAAACAGGAGTGACTGGGCGAACGGAGAGGCCGTGGGAGTGGTGACCTCAACAACCGTGATCGCCCCGCTGTCAATCTCGGACATGAGCTGGGTCAGGGCCGGCACATCAAAGTCATCTTGCAGGCATTCCCGCACCGCCTCAAGGACCATGGGGAAGTCTGGGAAGTTTGCCGCCACGCCAAGGAGCTGGGAAGCCCGGTGCCGTTGCTGCCAGAGCGGTTGGCGTTTGTCTGGGCGAAGCCGCGGCAGGAGCAGTGCGCGTGCGGAAGCCTCGCGGAATCTGGCGCCAAATAGTGACGAGTCACTGACCTGCGTGCGCACCGCCTCGGGAACGGACGACGGGTCCATGAACAGTTCCGTCAGTTCAAGATCGTTACCCGAGGGACTAGTTTGCGGGTCAAGGTCATCAAATTCAAGATCGGAACTTGGCAGACGCAGGACAATGCCGTCATCGGAATGCATGGCCGCCGCGTCGATCCCAAACCTGGTGCGGATGCGTTCGCCAATGACCAGCGCCCACGGGGCGTGCACCCTAGCCCCAAACGGGGTGTGAATCACCACGCGCCAGTCGCCAAGCTCATCCCTGAACCGTTCGACCACAATCGTCTTGTCGGTTGGAAGCACACCCGTAGACTCTTCTTGCTGGGTCAAATAGTCATGCAGATTGGTCTGAGCCGAGGGGGTTAGGCCCTGCCAGATCTCATCCTCGTGCCGCTTGGGTGCACCCACACGTAACCATTTGCCCATGGCCCGGCCCAGAGCGACGGGGCGTCCGAGGGAATCTCCCTTCCAAAATGGTAACCGGCCCGGCACCCCGGGTGCGGGGGTGACCAACACACGATCTGCCGTGATGTCTTCAATCCGCCAGGTGGAAGAACCCAGTGTGAAGACGTCGCCCACCCTGGACTCGTACACCATCTCCTCGTCGAGCTCACCCACGCGTTTGCCGCCGCGGACAAGCGGCTCTGTCCCGGCCGGTGCGCCATCCGCTGAGGGTCCGCTTTGGGAAGATAGGACCTGATCCGCCAAGAATACGCCGAATAGCCCGCGGTCGGGGATAGTGCCCCCGGAGGTGGTGGCCAGTCGCAGCGCGCCGGGACGCCCGGACAAAACGTTGGAAACCCGGTCCCAAATGATCCGAGCCCGCAGTTCACCAAAGTCTTCACTTGGGTAGCGCCCGGCCAGCATATCCAACACGGCAGTCAGAGAACCCTCGCCAAGTTGGGCAAACGGGCTGGCCCTGCGCAGCAGCTGGGCTAGGTCATTGAGGGCCCAGTCATCCACGGCAAGCATGGCCACAATCTGCTGGGCCAAGACATCAAGGGGATTGGCAACCCGGTGAAACGGTTCGATCTGTGCCGTGCGCATCCGGTGGGCGATGACTGCCGTGGGGACGAGGTCGCCGCGGTGCAGCGGGAATAGCACGCCGTGGGAAACCGCGCCAACCTGGTGCCCGGCCCTTCCAACGCGTTGCAGACCGCTGGCAACCGAGGGAGGTGGACCCACCTGGGCAACCAGGTCGATCGAGCCCATGTCGATTCCCAGCTCGAGTGAAGACGTAGAGACCACGCAGGGTAGACGCCCCTGTTTCAGGTCGGTTTCGGTTCGAGTGCGTTCGGTTCTACTCATTGATCCGTGGTGTGCCCTGGCCAAAAGTGGTAGCGCCCCGGAGCTCGTTCCGGATTGGGCCTGGATGTGGGCAGCGTACCGTTCCCCCTCAGGGCTGAGGTCCTCGCCCAAGCGGGTTGCCCAGATTTCATTGAGCCGCGCAGTGAGCCGTTCGGCTCCGCGCCGCGCATTGGTGAAGACCAGAGTTGACGTGTTCTGGGTAATCAGGTCAACTATGCGTTCCTCGACGTGCGGCCAAACCGAGGCGCGCTGGGCGGGAGTAAATGCGGCGTCGCCGGCCTGGGACGGAGCGCCCGGGTCGGCAAGATCGGCAACGGGTACCTCGACGGTAATATCAAAGACCTTGTCCACCGTGGGTTGCACCACAACCACATTGCGGCCGCCCTCGCTCAGTGGGCGCCCACCTGCTAGGAACTCGGCCACCGCAGAAGCCGGCTCTACTGTCGCTGAGAGGCCCACCCTGCGTGCCGGCTTGGGCAGCAGCTCGTCAAGGCGCTCCAAGCTGATAGCCAAGTGCGCGCCGCGCTTGGTGCCCGCGACGTAGTGAATCTCATCTATGATCACGGTCTCCACGCCGCGCAGACCCGCGCGGGCGCTCGAGGTCAGCATCAGATACAACGATTCCGGAGTGGTGATCAAGATGTCCGGGGGAGTCTTAGCAAACCTGCGGCGCTCGGCGGGTGGGGTGTCCCCCGTGCGGGTACCCACCTCGATGGGTTGGGAAGCCACTGACAGCCGTGCGCTTGCCTGCTCAATGCCGTACAGGGGGGAGCTGAGATTACGCTCTACGTCCGCTGCAAGTGCCTTGAGCGGGGAAATATACAGGACCTTGCACCGGTCTTGGGGCAATTCTGGCTCTGTGGCCCGCGAACTGATCTGATCAATAGCCCACAGGAACGCCGCAAGGGTCTTACCGGAACCCGTCGGAGCGACAACCACAACGTGGTTGTTATCGGCGATTGCCTGCCACGCCCCCGCCTGGGCCGCGGTGGGCGCGTCGAAGGCACCCAAGAACCAGTTCTTGGTGGGCGCCGAAAACATGTCCAGCGCGCGAGCGGGGTCCGTTGTATGCAAGGTCACGGTATCCATTGTGTCGCCTACGTCTGACTCGCGCGAGCCAATGGACAAGGTGTGGCACGCTTAGGGGGTGAGATTACGAGAATTTTGGTTGCTGGTAGATGAAGTCTTTGGTTCTACCTATGGGCGGACCCTTGCCTCAGACCAGGTCTTGACCGAGCTAGGGAACCTAACCGCAGTTCAAGCCCTCGAAGATGGCGTTGAGCCTCGAATGGTTTGGCACACATTGTGCGACGCCATGGATGTTCCGGACGCCCAGCGTTGGGGCACCGACCGGAACCGCCAGGCTCCGCCACGGGTCTAAGGGGAGGGTCTGCAACGGGTTCGTTGCCGGCTACGTATGCTTGAACTCGGCCACATCACAGGGCGAAAGTGTTCGACACGCGCCCCAAAACAGGCCGGATCGAACATCTGTACGGTTATTGTGGTGTTAACAGCGTGCAGATACTAGAATTTTTACACAGGTGGTTTTGGTAACTGCTTGTAACCGTAGGCATGTCAGACGGTCCCGGTAGTGTCTAAAACGAAATCAGCATCAGTCCAAGTAGCCCGCAAAGTTTTAGTCGAGGCTCGTTCAAATAGAGGGTATTGCCATGGCCGCACCAGCAGATCGTGAAAAAGCGCTAGAAGCCGCACTAGGGCAAATTGACCGCCAGTTTGGTAAAGGGTCGATCATGCGCCTTGGCGATGATGACCGTCCCAAGGTAGATGTGATTCCAACCGGTTCGGTTGCGCTTGATGTCGCGCTGGGAATAGGTGGCCTGCCTCGCGGCCGAATCGTTGAGGTCTATGGTCCAGAGTCTTCGGGTAAGACCACGGTTGCCTTGCACGCGGTTGCAAATGCGCAGCGCCTGGGCGGAATCGCAGCCTTCATCGACGCCGAGCACGCACTTGATCCGGTGTATGCGGCCAAGCTGGGTGTGGACACGGACGCCCTGTTGGTTTCGCAGCCGGACACGGGTGAGCAAGCCCTCGAAATCACCGACATGCTCATTCGCTCCGGCGCAATCGACCTCATTGTGATTGACTCGGTTGCGGCCCTGGTGCCAAAGGCGGAAATTGAAGGCGACATGGGTGACTCCCACGTTGGTCTGCAAGCTCGTCTGATGTCGCAAGCGCTGCGTAAGTTGACCGGTGCACTAAGCCAAACCGGAACTACCGCAATCTTCATTAACCAGCTGCGTGAGAAGATCGGTGTCTTCTTTGGTTCACCGGAGGTCACCACCGGTGGAAAGGCGCTGAAGTTTTATGCCTCGGTTCGCCTTGATATCCGCCGTATTGAAACCTTGAAAGAGGGAACCGAGCCGGTCGGAAACCGCACCCGCGTCAAGGTTGTTAAGAACAAGATGGCCCCACCGTTCAAGCAGGCCGAGTTCGATATCTTGTACGGGCTTGGCATCTCCCGCGAGGGCAGCCTGATTGACATGGGTGTTGAGCACGGATTTGTTCGCAAGTCAGGATCGTGGTTCACCTACGACAATGACCAGCTGGGCCAAGGTAAAGAAAATGCTCGTAAGTTCCTCAGGGATAACCCTGACCTAGCAAACGAGATTGAGCAGCGCATCATGGAGAAGCTCGGCATCATTGAAGCACCTGAAGGAACCGAGGAGCCTGCAAAGGCACCAGTGGCGCCCGCTGCTCCGGCGAAGAAGGAGCCAAAGAAGAAGGCGACTGCATAGCCCATGAAGATCCTCGATTTCGCAGACCTGCACATCCCACAGGAGAGTCGGATTGAAGTTGATCCGGCCACGGAGGCAGCCCGAGAAGCTGCCTTGCGGAGTTTGAGCTCGGTGGGACGTAGCCGCAATAGTTTGCAAGAGCGCCTTGTCGAACGCGGCCACGAACTCGAGGTTCTTGTGCCATTGCTTGACCGGTTTGAAGAGGTTGGTCTGCTCAATGATCGTGAACTTGCTCGTGCCATTGCTCGGGCCAGGTTTACCGAGCGGGGCAGATCACGGCGAGCGATTGCTAACGAGCTGGAACGTAAGGGTTTTGACGAGTTAGACATCGAGGAGGCACTGAGCCAAATCGATGAAGAAGACGAAATCGAAACGGTCCGTGCGCTCGCCCGCAAACGTCTGGCCAAGGACACCAAGGGCCAACGCCAAGACCGGATCCGGCGAGCATTAGGCCACCTGTGTCGCAAGGGATACTCCCAAGGTATGGCCATGAAATGCATTATGGAAGTGTTGCATCAAGAGGATGCTGACACGGCCGTTTAGGTCGCAGCAGCGGGGCGGTAGGAACAAAAACATGTTCCTGCCGCCCCGCTGCTGTTGTGGTGGAACCGAAGTAGATACGGCTAACTAATCCACGGCTACGGCGCCGTCCGGTTTGGGTGCCTGGTGGCTGAGCCTCCGCTCGGTAAAGATGGCCAGGCGAGTGAGCGTCAAGTTTACTGCGAGGTAGATCGCAACCGTGGCCACAAATAGCGGCAGCCGTGATTCAGACCCAAAAAAGCTGTAATTGTGCTTCATCGTGGTGAGTAGTTCGTTGTAACCCACAATGAATCCCAGGGACGAATCCTTGAGTAACACCACGAGTTGGCTGATCAGACTCGGGAGCATGAGCCGGATGACCTGGGGGAATTGAATCATCCGCAGGGTCTGCCACTTGGACAGCCCAATGGCAATACCCGCTTCTGCCTGGCCCTTTGGCAGGGCAACCAAACCGGCCCGCAGGATTTCCGCCATGATTGCGGCGTTATAAAGGGTTAATCCGAATACGACCGCTAGGAATGGTGATAGGCCCACGGCCAACAGTCCAAAGAACATCATGAGTAGGACCGGCATACCTCGCAGAAATTCGATGATCACCACGGTGATCCGGGAGATAATCTTGTTCCCGGAATTGCGCAGGATCGCTAGCCCAAATGCCATTAGGAACGCCAACGGTGCGGCGATAACGGCTGCTTTGAGCGTACCAAGCAGGCCGTACCGAATCAGGGAACCCCATACCTCGGCCGCTGTCTGCGCCTTGGGCGGATTAAATAGCACCAGCCAGCGGTCGTCAAAGACCCCGCGGTCGGCAGAAAACTTGATGAACCATAGTAAGAGGGCGGTCAGGATGACCGCGAAGACCACCGAGAAGATGCGTTCGTTGCGTTTGGTAACGGGGCCGGGCGCGTCATAGAGGACTCGATTGATACTCATCTGGCAAACACCATCCTGCGCTCAACCCAACCGGCTAACAGGCCGGATGGAATAGTGATCAAGAGGTAGAAGAATGCGACCCCCATCAAGAGTGGCACCACGTCTTGCGGGTGCACCAAGGAAAGCCTACGTCCCGTCGAGGTGAGCTCAACCACGGTGAAACCCGCCGCAACGGATGTGTTCTTGGTTAGGGCAATTAGCACGTTGATGATGGGCGGAATGACACTGCGCAGCGCTTGGGGGAGAACGATCAGACCTAGTGTCTGGGAAGTTCGTAGCCCTATAGACCGGGCGGCTTCCGCCTGACCAACTCCGACGCTGTTGATCCCTGAGCGCACCGCTTCACATACAAACGCGCTCGTGTACACGGTCAGTGCGATGATGGCCGGCAACGTCCCCAGCGGCAAAATAAACCCGAGGGTGGGCAGGACAAAAACAAAGAATACAAAAACTAGGGTCAACGGGGTATTGCGGACGGTTTCCACGTAGATGGTGGCGCCCCACCGCAGCGAGGGCATAGGAGCCACCCGCAAAGCGGCCAAAAGCGTCCCAAATATCAGCGAAAGGATGCCAGAGACCACGGTCAAAAATAGTGTGGTTTGGAATCCGGCTAAGAATTTTGGAAACTCATCCAAAATGGCTTGCATGCAGTCCTCACTTCGATGTTAAGTAGCCGCGGTGCCGTGCAAATTGGTGCTTTTTAAACCAGCCCATGGTGCGCCTATGGTTGGTCCGCCGGCGCCTGTGCCGGCGGACCAAACACTCACAACGGGTTAGTAGCGGTCGATCGTTGGTGGGTCAGGCAGGGGAAGGACCGTTCCTGCCGTGTCCTTCCAGGCAGCTTCCCAACGACCATCCTTGAAGGAGGCTTCAAGGGTGTCATTGATGAAGGTGCGGAAATCGTCGTCACCAAGTTTCAAACCAATCCCATAAGGTTCCTTGGTGAACTGATCTCCAGCAATCTTGAACTCGTCAGGCGATTCCGCCACGTAGCCGGCCAAAATCACGTTGTCCGTGGTCACCGCGTCAACCTGGCCGTTACGTAGGGGGTCCAGGCAGTCCGTGTAGGTGTCCAAAGTGACTAGCTCAGCATCGGGGAAGTTATCCATGATGTTCTGGGCGGGGGTGGATCCATCCACGGAACACACCTTCTTACCGGCAAGGTCATCAGGTCCGTTGATTTCGGTGTTGTCCTTCATCACCATGAGGGCCTGCCCGGCCTCGTAGTATGGCCCGGCAAAGTCAACAACTTCTTTACGTTTGTCGTTGATGGTGTAGGTGGCAACGACAATATCTACGTTGCCCTCTTGAATAAATGGCTCACGGTTAGCAGAAACGGTTTCTACCCATTTGATCTTGTCCGCTGAGATACCAAGCTCGGCGGCAATCATCTTGGCAATCTCAACATCAAAACCTTCTGGATTACCGTTTGGGGCTTTGAGTCCAAACAGCGGTTGATCAAACTTTGTGCCAACCGTGATCGAACCCTGATCAGCAAGCTTTGCCATGGTGGATCCCGCGGCAAACTTACCAGGATCGACCTCTTCGACTTTGTCGCCGTCTCCCGAGGAACAGGCGGCGAGTAGCAGCGTGCCTGCAAACAGGGCGGCGAGTAAACTACGTGATTTACGCATTAGTTATCTCCTGAACTGTATTTGACCTGGCCGCCAGCCCGCCTCGTTGCGGGGTAGCGGAGCGTGCTGAGCTGGGATGAACCTTTCTCTAGTTGGTGAGGATCTTCGATAGAAAATCCTTGGCGCGTGGGGTCTTGGGGTTGGTAAAGAACTCATCCGGGGTGGACTCCTCGACGATCTGCCCGTCCGCCATGAACACCACGCGGTCGGCTGCTTTGCGGGCAAAGCCCATCTCATGGGTGACAACGACCATCGTCATACCCCCGTGGGCGAGCGATACCATGACGTCGAGGACCTCGTTGATCATTTCCGGATCGAGCGCCGAGGTGGGCTCGTCAAAGAGCATGACCTTGGGAGACATCGCCAGGGAGCGCGCAATGGCCACGCGCTGCTGTTGGCCACCGGAGAGCTGAGCGGGAAGCTTCTG
It encodes the following:
- a CDS encoding regulatory protein RecX, yielding MKILDFADLHIPQESRIEVDPATEAAREAALRSLSSVGRSRNSLQERLVERGHELEVLVPLLDRFEEVGLLNDRELARAIARARFTERGRSRRAIANELERKGFDELDIEEALSQIDEEDEIETVRALARKRLAKDTKGQRQDRIRRALGHLCRKGYSQGMAMKCIMEVLHQEDADTAV
- a CDS encoding amino acid ABC transporter permease, whose protein sequence is MSINRVLYDAPGPVTKRNERIFSVVFAVILTALLLWFIKFSADRGVFDDRWLVLFNPPKAQTAAEVWGSLIRYGLLGTLKAAVIAAPLAFLMAFGLAILRNSGNKIISRITVVIIEFLRGMPVLLMMFFGLLAVGLSPFLAVVFGLTLYNAAIMAEILRAGLVALPKGQAEAGIAIGLSKWQTLRMIQFPQVIRLMLPSLISQLVVLLKDSSLGFIVGYNELLTTMKHNYSFFGSESRLPLFVATVAIYLAVNLTLTRLAIFTERRLSHQAPKPDGAVAVD
- a CDS encoding amino acid ABC transporter permease — protein: MQAILDEFPKFLAGFQTTLFLTVVSGILSLIFGTLLAALRVAPMPSLRWGATIYVETVRNTPLTLVFVFFVFVLPTLGFILPLGTLPAIIALTVYTSAFVCEAVRSGINSVGVGQAEAARSIGLRTSQTLGLIVLPQALRSVIPPIINVLIALTKNTSVAAGFTVVELTSTGRRLSLVHPQDVVPLLMGVAFFYLLITIPSGLLAGWVERRMVFAR
- a CDS encoding glutamate ABC transporter substrate-binding protein, which gives rise to MRKSRSLLAALFAGTLLLAACSSGDGDKVEEVDPGKFAAGSTMAKLADQGSITVGTKFDQPLFGLKAPNGNPEGFDVEIAKMIAAELGISADKIKWVETVSANREPFIQEGNVDIVVATYTINDKRKEVVDFAGPYYEAGQALMVMKDNTEINGPDDLAGKKVCSVDGSTPAQNIMDNFPDAELVTLDTYTDCLDPLRNGQVDAVTTDNVILAGYVAESPDEFKIAGDQFTKEPYGIGLKLGDDDFRTFINDTLEASFKDGRWEAAWKDTAGTVLPLPDPPTIDRY